In Heteronotia binoei isolate CCM8104 ecotype False Entrance Well chromosome 4, APGP_CSIRO_Hbin_v1, whole genome shotgun sequence, a genomic segment contains:
- the TMEM215 gene encoding transmembrane protein 215 produces the protein MRPDDINPRTGLVVALVSVFLVFGFMFTVSGIKGETLGDIPLLAIGPAICLPGIAAIALTRKTDGCTKWPESRCCPTGRCCCHKRPKDKDALELLRTPSDLESGKGSCDELAKEAYATLEGKAMPEEGGKLGEAAAAAREGKNLLSKVNQEEMLRYLENCYPEMPGNVFVAEGGPYSALDKPDSPVLEGATAGPDVEDNMFVAPKDSVIVCSYKEGSPYDRYCCYINPSEEICSDHETIV, from the coding sequence ATGAGACCCGACGACATCAACCCCCGCACCGGACTCGTGGTGGCTTTGGTCAGCGTCTTCCTCGTGTTTGGCTTTATGTTCACCGTCTCGGGGATCAAGGGGGAGACCCTCGGCGACATCCCTCTGCTGGCCATCGGGCCGGCCATCTGCCTGCCCGGCATCGCGGCCATCGCCCTGACCAGGAAAACCGACGGCTGCACCAAGTGGCCGGAGAGCCGATGTTGCCCCACGggccgctgctgctgccacaagAGACCCAAAGACAAAGACGCCCTGGAGCTGCTGCGGACCCCTTCCGACCTGGAATCGGGCAAGGGTAGCTGCGATGAACTGGCCAAGGAAGCCTACGCCACCCTCGAGGGGAAAGCCATGCcggaggagggaggaaagttaggggaggccgccgccgccgcccgggaGGGCAAGAACTTGCTCAGCAAAGTGAACCAGGAGGAGATGCTCAGATACTTGGAAAACTGTTACCCGGAGATGCCTGGGAATGTGTTCGTGGCCGAGGGCGGCCCTTACAGTGCTTTGGACAAGCCGGACTCGCCGGTCTTGGAAGGGGCGACCGCCGGCCCTGATGTGGAGGACAACATGTTCGTCGCTCCCAAAGACAGCGTCATCGTCTGCTCCTACAAGGAGGGCAGCCCTTACGACAGGTACTGCTGTTACATCAACCCCAGCGAGGAAATCTGTTCGGATCACGAGACGATCGTTTGA